In the Flavobacterium pallidum genome, one interval contains:
- a CDS encoding TetR/AcrR family transcriptional regulator gives MENPKIKIIERAADLFLKLGFKSITMDDIATDMGISKKTIYKYFENKELLIEATTQMVQEQIKLAMEAIFSQNHNPVCENFEIREMFKGLFQSAHTSPLYQLRKHYPEIYHKVMAFQLEECSGFIRHNIVKGIEQGYYREDIPVEHIVKFYYALIFSINENTILEKDALVLELSALEYHTRAIATDKGIAELEKHLHLNN, from the coding sequence GTGGAAAATCCGAAAATTAAAATCATAGAGCGTGCCGCCGATTTGTTCCTCAAGCTTGGCTTTAAGAGCATTACGATGGATGATATCGCCACTGACATGGGGATTTCGAAAAAAACCATCTACAAATATTTTGAAAATAAGGAACTCCTGATCGAGGCAACCACGCAAATGGTACAGGAACAGATCAAGTTGGCCATGGAAGCAATTTTTTCACAAAACCACAACCCGGTTTGTGAAAATTTCGAAATCAGGGAGATGTTTAAGGGATTGTTCCAATCTGCACATACATCGCCGCTTTATCAATTGCGCAAGCATTATCCTGAAATTTATCACAAAGTAATGGCTTTCCAATTAGAGGAATGCAGCGGTTTTATCAGGCATAATATCGTAAAAGGGATTGAACAGGGCTATTATCGGGAAGATATTCCGGTAGAGCATATTGTGAAATTTTATTACGCGCTGATCTTCAGCATTAATGAAAATACCATTCTGGAAAAAGATGCTCTGGTCCTGGAATTATCTGCTTTGGAATACCATACCCGTGCCATCGCTACAGATAAAGGCATCGCCGAATTAGAAAAACACTTACACCTAAATAATTAA
- a CDS encoding TolC family protein: MRKITLITFLLLAIGMTAQEKQPEKFSFSLEQAVSHALEHNYTVINSGRDIDIAKKKKWETTAAGLPQINAGVDYQYNFELQKSIVPAEFFGGNPGEFIEVAFGTKHTMTGRATLSQLIFDGSYIVALQASKTYLQYYQNAKVKTDNEVREMVINAYGNVLLAEESIAILEKNKSILQKILGDTQETFKNGLIEEENVEQLQITLTTVNSSLNNAVRLRDIAYKMLKINLGLDINDELTLTDKLDSLTLQNLDFALTQTGFNVNENIDYKIAQNFTEQRKLEYKLERSKALPTLSANLNFGYNAFNDQFEFFQKDQKWLNYSNLGVSLNVPIFSSGARSARTAQAKIRLEQANTQLTETEQKLKLAYESAKSEYDFAVEEFNTSKSNLKLAERIENKQQIKFTEGLSTSFDFSDAQRQLYTAQQSYLQSMIDVINKRAALEKIINNKK, from the coding sequence ATGAGAAAAATCACTTTAATCACTTTCCTGTTACTGGCCATTGGGATGACGGCGCAGGAAAAACAGCCGGAAAAATTTTCCTTCAGCCTTGAACAGGCGGTCAGCCACGCTTTGGAACACAATTACACTGTAATCAATTCGGGACGCGATATCGACATCGCCAAAAAGAAAAAATGGGAAACTACCGCAGCAGGTTTGCCACAAATCAATGCGGGCGTCGATTACCAGTACAATTTTGAATTGCAGAAATCCATTGTTCCTGCAGAATTCTTCGGAGGGAATCCGGGCGAATTCATCGAAGTGGCTTTCGGGACGAAGCACACCATGACGGGACGTGCGACATTAAGCCAGTTGATCTTCGACGGCTCTTATATCGTGGCATTGCAGGCGTCAAAAACGTATCTTCAGTATTACCAGAATGCCAAAGTGAAAACCGACAATGAAGTGCGCGAAATGGTAATTAATGCTTACGGCAACGTGCTTTTGGCAGAAGAAAGCATTGCCATCCTTGAGAAAAACAAAAGCATTCTTCAGAAAATCCTTGGCGATACACAGGAAACTTTTAAGAACGGGCTGATTGAGGAAGAAAATGTGGAGCAATTGCAGATTACGCTCACCACCGTGAACAGCAGCCTGAACAATGCGGTAAGGCTTCGTGATATCGCTTATAAAATGCTCAAAATAAACCTCGGTTTGGACATCAATGATGAATTGACGCTGACTGATAAACTCGACAGCCTGACGTTGCAGAATCTTGATTTTGCACTTACGCAAACCGGATTCAATGTCAATGAAAATATCGATTACAAGATTGCGCAGAATTTCACCGAACAGCGTAAACTCGAATACAAACTTGAGCGCAGCAAGGCGTTGCCGACATTATCAGCAAACCTGAATTTCGGCTACAATGCTTTCAACGACCAGTTTGAATTTTTCCAGAAGGACCAGAAATGGCTGAACTATTCCAATCTCGGCGTAAGCCTGAATGTACCAATCTTCAGTAGCGGCGCAAGAAGTGCACGTACGGCGCAGGCAAAAATCAGGCTTGAACAGGCCAACACCCAATTGACCGAAACGGAACAAAAGCTGAAGCTGGCCTATGAAAGCGCGAAAAGCGAATATGACTTTGCCGTAGAGGAATTCAACACTTCAAAATCCAACCTGAAACTTGCCGAACGGATTGAAAACAAGCAGCAGATCAAATTTACGGAAGGTTTGTCGACCAGTTTTGATTTCAGCGACGCACAACGCCAGCTGTACACTGCACAGCAAAGTTATTTGCAATCGATGATCGATGTCATCAACAAAAGGGCCGCTTTGGAAAAAATCATCAACAACAAAAAATAA
- a CDS encoding efflux RND transporter periplasmic adaptor subunit: MRKIILISAASLAIFACGKKEDPKTAPKPEAKPEEVLVSVTTVKDTTFTHYLEIQGNVDTQQNVTIQPEMSGTLVTLNAKAGQHVSKGQVLGRVDDAGIGQQVAQLQTQYELAKTTFERQKRLWDQKIGSEIQYLQAQTQMISAEKMVNQVKAQLSKTLIKAPFSGTIDEVFVERGEVVAPSQKGLMRIVNLGNLYVSTMVPESYVGKVKVGTTVDVEINSIGKTYAGKVRQVASSINPENRSFGIEVNIPNPENLLRPNQVAKLKIIDYTNKKAMVVPTNVIQEDGQKNQFVFVVTNSNGKTGTAKKTIVKTGQSAGNVTEILSGLNAEDIIVTEGANTISEGMKLNF, translated from the coding sequence ATGAGAAAAATAATTTTAATATCCGCAGCATCATTGGCAATATTTGCCTGTGGCAAAAAGGAAGACCCGAAAACGGCACCTAAACCGGAAGCAAAACCAGAAGAAGTACTTGTTTCGGTAACAACCGTAAAAGACACCACGTTCACGCATTACCTTGAAATACAGGGAAATGTAGACACCCAGCAAAACGTGACCATTCAGCCTGAAATGTCAGGGACTTTGGTGACGCTCAACGCCAAAGCAGGCCAGCATGTTTCCAAAGGGCAGGTACTTGGAAGGGTTGACGATGCCGGAATCGGACAACAGGTCGCGCAATTGCAAACACAATATGAACTGGCAAAAACGACATTCGAAAGGCAAAAACGCCTTTGGGACCAGAAAATCGGTTCTGAAATCCAGTACCTCCAAGCGCAGACGCAAATGATCAGCGCCGAGAAAATGGTCAACCAGGTTAAAGCGCAATTGTCAAAAACACTAATTAAAGCGCCATTTTCAGGAACCATCGACGAGGTTTTTGTAGAAAGAGGCGAAGTGGTCGCTCCGAGCCAGAAAGGCCTGATGCGTATTGTAAACCTGGGCAACCTGTACGTTTCCACTATGGTGCCGGAAAGTTATGTAGGCAAAGTGAAAGTGGGCACGACGGTAGATGTGGAAATCAATTCGATTGGAAAAACCTACGCAGGTAAAGTACGCCAGGTAGCAAGCAGCATCAATCCTGAAAACAGGAGTTTTGGCATCGAGGTAAATATCCCGAATCCGGAAAACTTACTGCGCCCGAACCAGGTGGCCAAACTTAAGATCATCGATTATACAAATAAAAAAGCGATGGTCGTGCCTACCAATGTGATCCAGGAAGACGGCCAGAAAAACCAGTTCGTTTTCGTGGTTACAAACAGTAACGGAAAAACAGGCACTGCAAAGAAAACCATTGTTAAAACCGGCCAGTCTGCAGGAAATGTAACAGAAATCTTAAGTGGACTCAATGCCGAGGACATCATCGTGACGGAAGGCGCGAATACCATTTCTGAGGGAATGAAACTCAATTTCTAA
- a CDS encoding efflux RND transporter permease subunit, with amino-acid sequence MSHKKHEFSISSWAVDNRVTVYIFTILITITGIIAYITMPREDFPEVIENKIYISSVFPGNSAEDVEKLVVKPLEKEIKNISGVNKITSSSLQDYGMIIVEFDDNITTEQAKEKTKDKVDLVKSDTDWPNLDNGSKVEPSVFDLNISEEVPILNINLKGNYTTQQLNDYGKLIEDDLEEISEVKDVVILGVDEKEVEIAVDIFKMTAAQVTFDDIQNAVRSENTTLSAGNLVSQGSRNNIRIVGEIKDPMELENVIVKSNGGTVYLKDIAKVSFKEEEKTTYARESGNEVVMLNVKKRSNTNMISAIDQVKERLEKAKKTYLPADLQITLTNDQSSRVEHQVDELSNHIIFGIILVMIVLMFTMGLRNSLFVGAAIPLSMMIAFTILSASGLTLNTMVLFGLVMGLGMLVDDGIVVVDNVFANMKKGMNRYEASKIGIGEIAWPVISSTATTLMAFLPFLLWPGTMGKFMRYFPITLTVTLTGSLFVAMIINAAMTGGSMDIEDKNVTKKSAKRYSIIFTIIAIIFVVLGNLNDSKLMRGIGHLSIIAFVFMWLYRLRIYKWTQDFQHSFFPRMEERYKRFLARILHGRTAWLALLGIIGMLIFSFMLLGIFPRKVLFFPDNIPNQVIAYIEYPQGTDISKTNKATEFVEKQVINIMKKYVDPKTKENFLAESVVSQVGVGAGNANVDAGSQAETPHKGKVTVNFREFKFRRGINTADILEEIRSKVKGIPGATVTVEKDAAGPPSGYPISVQLTGLDYEQMLKEADRMIAFINSKNIPGIERLQVDVNKESPELEVKVDRVNAGSLGVSTGQLGYNLRRSVYGQEISTYKEGDDDYNIVMRMQEDQRKNESILFNQSLTFRNQTGQMQQVPISGVSSTKKTETYNMIKRKNQKRIMTIYSNVLTGYNADEISKQIATNLETYQLPKNVTYSFSGEQEEQGKNQSFLLYALFLALSGIMIIIVLQFNSVSKTVVILFTVLLSFSGVFYGYVIANMDFVILMTMMGIISLAGIVVKNGIVLMDFFVLLLDEKVAVKGLKEHDDLSMEDIKEVIIESGKSRLRPVLLTALTAVLGLIPLAIGLNFDFFSLITDLNPHVFIGGDNVIFWGPLAWTIIFGLTYATVLTLVMVPVMFYLVKNTKHWLRDRKKKRLAAE; translated from the coding sequence ATGAGTCATAAAAAACACGAATTCAGCATTTCCAGCTGGGCAGTAGACAATCGCGTGACGGTATATATTTTCACGATACTGATCACCATTACCGGTATTATTGCCTACATCACGATGCCACGTGAGGATTTCCCTGAAGTCATCGAAAACAAGATTTACATTTCTTCGGTATTCCCAGGCAACTCGGCAGAGGATGTAGAGAAACTGGTGGTGAAGCCATTGGAAAAAGAAATCAAGAACATCAGCGGCGTAAACAAGATTACGTCATCGTCTTTACAGGATTACGGAATGATCATCGTCGAATTTGACGACAACATTACAACCGAGCAGGCGAAGGAAAAAACCAAGGACAAAGTAGACCTTGTCAAATCTGACACCGACTGGCCGAATCTGGACAACGGCAGTAAAGTCGAACCCAGCGTTTTCGACCTCAATATTTCTGAAGAAGTGCCGATCCTGAACATCAACCTCAAAGGAAATTACACGACGCAACAACTGAACGATTACGGGAAACTCATCGAAGACGATTTAGAAGAAATCTCGGAAGTGAAGGACGTGGTGATCCTGGGCGTGGACGAAAAGGAAGTCGAGATTGCCGTAGACATCTTCAAGATGACCGCTGCGCAGGTGACTTTCGACGACATACAGAATGCCGTAAGGAGCGAGAATACCACACTTTCCGCCGGAAACCTCGTTTCTCAGGGCTCGCGCAACAACATCCGTATCGTAGGGGAAATCAAGGATCCGATGGAGTTGGAGAATGTCATCGTAAAATCGAATGGCGGTACAGTATACCTTAAGGATATCGCTAAAGTGAGTTTCAAGGAAGAGGAAAAAACGACCTATGCCCGTGAAAGCGGGAACGAAGTAGTCATGCTCAATGTGAAGAAACGTTCGAATACCAATATGATTTCGGCTATTGACCAGGTGAAAGAACGTCTGGAAAAAGCCAAGAAAACGTACCTACCGGCAGATTTACAGATTACCCTTACTAATGACCAGTCGTCACGCGTGGAACACCAGGTAGACGAATTGTCGAACCACATCATTTTCGGGATCATCCTGGTAATGATCGTACTGATGTTTACGATGGGACTGCGCAACTCGTTGTTTGTGGGCGCTGCCATCCCGCTGTCAATGATGATTGCCTTTACAATCCTGTCGGCTTCCGGCCTGACGCTCAATACGATGGTATTGTTCGGGTTGGTTATGGGACTTGGAATGCTCGTCGATGATGGTATTGTGGTTGTGGACAACGTTTTTGCCAACATGAAAAAAGGCATGAACCGTTACGAGGCATCAAAAATCGGTATCGGTGAGATCGCATGGCCTGTGATTTCATCCACCGCAACAACCCTTATGGCCTTCCTGCCTTTCCTTTTATGGCCGGGTACTATGGGTAAATTCATGAGGTATTTCCCGATAACGCTGACGGTAACACTTACCGGATCGCTGTTCGTCGCGATGATCATCAACGCTGCAATGACCGGCGGTTCGATGGATATTGAAGATAAGAATGTGACCAAAAAATCGGCCAAAAGATATTCGATCATCTTTACGATCATAGCCATAATATTTGTCGTATTAGGTAACCTGAATGATTCTAAGCTGATGCGCGGTATCGGGCACCTTTCCATCATCGCGTTTGTGTTCATGTGGCTGTACCGACTGCGCATTTACAAGTGGACGCAGGATTTCCAGCACAGTTTCTTCCCAAGGATGGAAGAGCGCTACAAACGATTCCTGGCCCGCATCTTACACGGCAGGACAGCATGGCTGGCATTGCTGGGCATTATCGGTATGCTGATATTCTCGTTCATGCTTTTGGGTATTTTTCCGAGAAAGGTATTGTTCTTCCCCGATAATATTCCCAACCAGGTAATTGCGTATATCGAATATCCGCAGGGAACCGACATCAGCAAGACCAACAAGGCTACGGAATTCGTAGAAAAACAGGTCATCAACATCATGAAAAAGTATGTCGACCCGAAAACCAAAGAGAATTTCCTTGCCGAATCCGTAGTATCCCAGGTAGGCGTTGGTGCCGGAAATGCGAACGTCGATGCCGGTTCACAGGCTGAGACACCGCATAAGGGGAAAGTCACGGTAAACTTCCGCGAGTTCAAATTCAGGCGTGGCATCAATACGGCTGACATCCTTGAGGAAATCCGCTCGAAAGTCAAAGGGATTCCCGGTGCCACGGTAACTGTAGAAAAAGATGCTGCCGGACCGCCGTCCGGTTATCCGATCAGTGTGCAGCTGACAGGCCTTGATTACGAGCAAATGCTCAAGGAAGCCGACAGGATGATCGCTTTTATCAACTCGAAAAATATTCCGGGTATTGAGCGCCTGCAGGTCGATGTCAATAAGGAAAGTCCTGAGCTTGAAGTAAAAGTGGATCGTGTCAATGCGGGAAGCCTTGGTGTTTCAACTGGGCAGCTGGGGTACAACTTACGCCGCTCTGTATACGGGCAGGAAATTTCAACGTACAAGGAAGGTGACGACGATTATAACATCGTGATGCGCATGCAGGAAGACCAGCGTAAGAATGAAAGCATATTGTTCAACCAATCGCTAACCTTCCGCAACCAGACCGGGCAAATGCAACAGGTACCGATCTCCGGAGTGTCGTCTACAAAGAAAACCGAAACGTATAACATGATCAAGCGCAAAAACCAAAAGCGCATCATGACGATTTATTCAAACGTACTGACCGGTTACAACGCCGATGAGATTTCGAAACAGATCGCAACCAACTTAGAAACGTACCAACTCCCTAAAAACGTCACGTATTCGTTTTCCGGAGAACAGGAAGAACAAGGCAAAAACCAGAGTTTCCTGCTGTATGCATTATTCCTGGCCTTATCCGGAATTATGATCATTATCGTATTGCAGTTTAATTCAGTATCGAAAACTGTGGTGATCCTCTTTACGGTATTGCTGAGTTTCAGCGGGGTTTTCTACGGATATGTCATTGCCAACATGGATTTCGTCATCCTGATGACGATGATGGGAATCATATCGCTGGCGGGAATCGTAGTCAAGAACGGTATCGTATTGATGGATTTCTTCGTATTGCTGCTGGACGAGAAAGTTGCTGTGAAAGGCCTGAAGGAACACGACGACCTTTCGATGGAAGACATTAAAGAAGTGATCATCGAATCCGGAAAATCAAGGCTCCGTCCGGTGTTGCTGACGGCTTTGACTGCGGTTTTGGGATTGATTCCATTGGCCATCGGATTGAACTTTGACTTCTTCTCGTTGATTACAGATTTGAATCCGCACGTGTTTATCGGCGGTGACAACGTGATTTTCTGGGGTCCATTGGCATGGACGATTATCTTCGGATTGACCTATGCCACGGTTTTGACACTGGTCATGGTTCCGGTCATGTTCTATCTCGTGAAAAACACGAAACACTGGCTGCGTGACCGTAAGAAGAAAAGACTCGCTGCCGAGTAA
- a CDS encoding DUF4142 domain-containing protein gives MKKILLFSLILLSYYSKAQQEPADDAPIFIIQMANARLMDKEEGRLAAGYGTTQEIRDYGNRMVKEQEMLYAELQKLAASKNITLPGVISEKKSKALQKLGELRGNKFDKKFLRMIKIDHKRDVKRFKKATEFDDKATKTFAEKYLPMIQNHLDDVKKIIG, from the coding sequence ATGAAAAAAATACTTCTCTTCAGTTTAATACTATTATCGTACTATTCAAAAGCGCAACAAGAACCTGCAGATGATGCTCCCATATTCATCATCCAAATGGCAAATGCCAGGCTCATGGATAAGGAAGAAGGAAGGTTAGCCGCCGGATACGGAACCACGCAGGAAATTCGGGATTACGGAAACCGTATGGTAAAAGAACAGGAAATGTTGTATGCTGAACTGCAAAAACTGGCCGCATCAAAAAACATCACGCTTCCCGGCGTTATCAGCGAGAAAAAAAGTAAAGCACTGCAAAAATTAGGGGAACTGCGCGGAAATAAATTTGACAAAAAATTCCTGCGCATGATTAAGATTGACCATAAACGCGATGTAAAACGTTTTAAAAAGGCAACCGAATTTGACGACAAGGCTACCAAAACCTTTGCAGAAAAATACCTCCCTATGATCCAAAACCATTTGGATGACGTTAAAAAAATTATAGGCTAA
- a CDS encoding toxin-antitoxin system YwqK family antitoxin, translating into MKKLILTGALLISGMIFAQHNEPKNEIVGQMVKSTYYYENGKVSQEGFYKDGKVHGKWISYDENGNKTAIGEYTDGVKTGKWFFWNDGALSEVDYSDSRVASVKNWKQEAIVNRN; encoded by the coding sequence ATGAAAAAATTGATATTGACAGGAGCGCTACTGATTTCAGGAATGATCTTCGCACAACATAATGAACCGAAAAATGAAATTGTAGGGCAGATGGTGAAATCGACCTATTACTATGAAAACGGAAAAGTAAGCCAGGAAGGTTTTTACAAGGATGGAAAAGTCCATGGAAAATGGATTTCGTATGACGAAAACGGCAATAAAACCGCAATTGGTGAATATACAGACGGTGTAAAAACCGGCAAATGGTTTTTCTGGAACGACGGTGCCTTAAGCGAAGTCGATTATTCTGACAGCAGGGTAGCTTCGGTAAAGAACTGGAAACAGGAAGCTATTGTAAACAGGAATTAA
- a CDS encoding TlpA family protein disulfide reductase, whose product MKKISLLLFLFVCGVYAQDVKFTAKIANRNSDKLTISGEKKFRKEITVDKDGVFSATFTAPAGLYEMTDGTEFTSLYLKPGYDLTLTMDAKQFDESIVYKGKGEMENNFLAKKTLMEEEMQNTMQSVKSQEEFNKLVAGHHAKVAENLKAKGLDPEFKAAMEKAMKEETDAIAAQAAEAAEQEKIKQKLTGNVSPSFDFENFKGGKTKLEDLRGKYVYIDVWATWCGPCRQEIPHLQKVEEKYHGKNIAFVSLSVDEKKDYEKWKKMITDKTLGGIQLIADNNWNSDFVRAYNINSIPRFILLDPQGKVIDADAARPSDPALQAQLDGLLK is encoded by the coding sequence ATGAAAAAAATCAGCTTGCTTTTATTCCTGTTTGTTTGCGGTGTATATGCCCAGGATGTAAAGTTTACGGCCAAAATCGCCAACCGCAATTCTGATAAGCTTACGATATCAGGAGAAAAGAAGTTCAGGAAAGAAATCACTGTCGACAAGGACGGGGTTTTCAGTGCCACGTTTACGGCTCCGGCCGGCTTATATGAAATGACGGACGGGACAGAGTTTACCTCACTTTACCTCAAGCCGGGTTATGACCTGACCCTGACAATGGATGCGAAGCAATTCGATGAGTCGATCGTATATAAAGGTAAAGGGGAAATGGAAAACAATTTCCTTGCGAAGAAAACCCTGATGGAAGAGGAGATGCAAAACACCATGCAATCGGTAAAAAGCCAGGAAGAATTCAATAAGCTTGTGGCGGGACACCATGCTAAAGTAGCTGAGAATCTGAAAGCCAAAGGCCTCGATCCTGAATTTAAGGCGGCGATGGAAAAAGCCATGAAAGAAGAGACGGATGCCATTGCTGCACAGGCCGCGGAAGCTGCGGAGCAGGAAAAAATAAAGCAAAAACTAACGGGGAATGTTTCGCCGTCGTTTGATTTTGAAAACTTTAAAGGCGGGAAGACGAAGCTGGAGGATTTAAGGGGAAAGTATGTTTATATTGATGTTTGGGCAACATGGTGTGGCCCTTGCCGCCAGGAAATCCCGCATTTGCAGAAGGTTGAAGAAAAGTACCATGGTAAAAATATTGCATTCGTAAGTTTGTCGGTTGACGAGAAAAAGGATTACGAGAAATGGAAAAAAATGATTACTGATAAGACTTTGGGCGGTATCCAATTGATTGCGGACAACAACTGGAATTCAGATTTCGTAAGGGCTTACAACATCAATTCTATTCCGAGGTTCATTTTACTCGATCCACAGGGAAAAGTGATAGATGCTGATGCCGCAAGGCCTTCAGATCCTGCGCTTCAGGCACAATTGGATGGATTGCTGAAATAA
- the aspS gene encoding aspartate--tRNA ligase: MYRSHNCGELNASHINTEVTLAGWVQKSRDKGFMNWVDLRDRYGITQLVFDESRTDKAVFELAKTLGREFVIQAKGTVIEREAKNKNIATGDIEILVSELTILNAALLPPFTIEDETDGGEELRMKYRYLDIRRNPVKNALLFRHKVAMEVRKFLSDQDFCEVETPYLIKSTPEGARDFVVPSRMNAGQFYALPQSPQTFKQLLMVGGMDKYFQIVKCFRDEDLRADRQPEFTQIDCEMAFVEQEDILNVFEGLTRHLLKELKGIEVEKFPRMTYDHAMKTYGNDKPDIRFGMEFGELNAVTQHKDFGVFNSAELVLAIAAPKCGEYTRKEIDALIEWVKRPQIGASGMVYVKCNEDGTYKSSVDKFYDQEDLKKWAEATGAKPGDMIFVLSGPTDKTRTQMSALRMELATRLGLRNPEVFAPLWVVDFPLLEKDEESNRWHAMHHPFTSPKPEDMALLETDPGKVRANAYDMVLNGNEIGGGSIRIHDKATQQLMFKYLGFTEEEAKNQFGFLMDAFQFGAPPHGGLAFGLDRLVAILGGQETIRDFIAFPKNNSGRDVMIDAPSAIDSKQLDELSIALK; encoded by the coding sequence ATGTACAGAAGCCACAATTGCGGTGAACTCAACGCCTCGCACATCAATACCGAAGTTACCCTCGCCGGATGGGTCCAGAAATCCCGCGACAAAGGATTCATGAACTGGGTCGATTTGCGCGATCGTTATGGCATCACGCAATTGGTATTTGATGAAAGCCGTACCGACAAGGCCGTTTTTGAATTGGCCAAAACCCTCGGGCGCGAATTCGTCATCCAGGCCAAAGGCACCGTGATTGAGCGTGAAGCCAAAAACAAAAACATCGCCACCGGCGATATCGAAATTTTAGTTTCAGAACTGACCATATTAAACGCTGCATTATTGCCCCCGTTCACCATTGAAGACGAAACCGATGGCGGTGAGGAACTCCGCATGAAATACCGTTACCTCGACATCCGTCGTAATCCGGTGAAAAATGCGCTTTTGTTCCGTCATAAAGTGGCAATGGAAGTACGCAAGTTCCTTTCAGACCAGGATTTCTGCGAAGTGGAAACACCTTACCTTATCAAGTCCACTCCGGAAGGCGCGCGCGATTTCGTCGTGCCGAGCCGCATGAATGCGGGACAGTTTTACGCCTTGCCACAATCGCCCCAAACTTTCAAGCAATTGCTCATGGTAGGCGGCATGGACAAATATTTCCAGATCGTAAAATGCTTCCGTGACGAGGATCTGCGTGCAGACCGCCAGCCGGAATTCACCCAAATCGACTGCGAAATGGCATTCGTCGAACAGGAAGATATTTTAAATGTTTTCGAAGGATTGACACGTCATTTATTAAAGGAACTCAAAGGCATCGAAGTCGAAAAATTCCCGCGCATGACCTACGACCACGCGATGAAAACCTACGGCAACGACAAACCGGACATCCGTTTCGGGATGGAATTCGGGGAACTCAACGCCGTGACACAACACAAGGATTTCGGCGTGTTCAATTCCGCTGAATTGGTGCTCGCCATCGCAGCGCCAAAATGCGGTGAATACACCCGAAAAGAAATCGACGCATTGATCGAATGGGTGAAGCGCCCGCAAATCGGAGCCAGTGGCATGGTATATGTAAAATGCAACGAAGACGGCACTTATAAATCATCCGTAGACAAATTCTACGACCAGGAAGATTTAAAAAAATGGGCGGAAGCCACCGGTGCCAAACCCGGCGACATGATTTTCGTACTTTCCGGCCCGACTGATAAGACCAGGACACAAATGAGCGCTTTGCGTATGGAGTTGGCCACAAGATTAGGCCTTAGAAATCCTGAAGTTTTCGCACCTCTTTGGGTTGTAGATTTCCCATTATTGGAAAAAGATGAAGAGAGCAACCGCTGGCACGCAATGCACCATCCGTTCACGTCGCCAAAACCCGAAGACATGGCATTGCTTGAAACCGATCCTGGTAAAGTACGCGCCAATGCTTACGATATGGTATTGAACGGAAATGAAATCGGTGGTGGTTCGATCAGGATCCACGACAAGGCAACACAGCAACTGATGTTTAAATATTTAGGCTTTACAGAAGAAGAAGCGAAAAATCAATTCGGGTTCCTGATGGATGCCTTCCAGTTTGGCGCACCGCCACACGGTGGACTGGCTTTTGGACTGGACCGTTTGGTGGCCATCCTTGGTGGGCAGGAAACCATCCGCGACTTCATCGCTTTCCCGAAAAACAATTCCGGGCGTGACGTGATGATCGATGCACCGTCGGCGATTGACAGCAAGCAGCTGGACGAACTCAGCATCGCTTTAAAATAA
- a CDS encoding cold-shock protein encodes MRTGTVKFFNESKGYGFITDDETGKDIFVHASGLKAEELREGDKVSYEEEEGRKGKVAAQVVVNG; translated from the coding sequence ATGCGTACAGGTACAGTAAAATTTTTCAATGAATCTAAAGGTTACGGATTCATTACAGATGATGAAACAGGAAAAGACATTTTCGTTCATGCTTCAGGACTCAAAGCGGAAGAGCTTCGCGAAGGAGACAAAGTATCTTACGAAGAGGAAGAAGGAAGAAAAGGTAAAGTGGCAGCTCAGGTAGTTGTAAACGGATAA